The Daucus carota subsp. sativus chromosome 2, DH1 v3.0, whole genome shotgun sequence genome includes a window with the following:
- the LOC108207024 gene encoding protein IWS1 homolog 1: protein MRFDSHLYDDENDEPVMCSDDGGGGRRRRSPTPVLLESNHRERLVKSAGDADVKEMWRTVAGGDSEDDREVAKMVDTAYCYGTDTKQQSPGDAPQQEDIAEFTNPFNRGRKKKKREKSAAEIALLVEQVLAELEFAAEEDVLLNIESKPAVNKLMKLPFLTDVLSKKQLQHEFLDHGILTVLKSWLEPLPDGSLPSINIRAAILKILTNFPIDLDQYERKEQLKKSGLGKVIMFLSRSDEETASNRKVAKELVDSWSRSIFNKSTRFEDMRKFDDERILLQGASGKRESKCGKWSSRQRTFRPEAMPLDFVVRPPSKIDPDLVRARAEHVVQDQCHLKMKKKLEQLKAPKRKQLQATKISVEGRTMVKYL, encoded by the exons ATGCGCTTCGACAGTCACCT GTATGATGATGAGAATGACGAGCCGGTGATGTGTTCCGACGACGGCGGCGGTGGCCGGCGCCGTCGATCTCCGACGCCGGTACTTTTGGAATCAAACCACCGAGAACGCCTCGTGAAGAGTGCTGGTGATGCGGACGTGAAGGAGATGTGGCGTACAGTGGCTGGTGGTGATTCTGAG gaTGATCGTGAGGTTGCTAAGATGGTTGATACTGCTTATTGTTATGGAACTGACACCAAACAACAGTCACCTGGTGATGCTCCTCAG CAAGAAGATATTGCTGAATTCACAAATCCCTTTAACAGGggaaggaagaaaaagaaacgtGAGAAATCTGCTGCAGAAATTGCATTGCTAGTTGAGCAAGTCCTGGCCGAGCTTGAATTTGCTGCTGAAGAGGATGTACTACTGAATATAGAGTCAAAACCTGCTGTAAACAAACTTATGAAGCTGCCTTTTCTTACAGATGTCCTGTCGAA GAAGCAGCTTCAACATGAGTTTTTAGACCATGGAATTTTAACAGTTTTGAAGAGTTGGCTTGAACCACTTCCAGATGGGAGCCTGCCGAGTATAAATATCCGTGCAGCAATACTGAAAATTTTGACTAAT TTCCCAATTGATTTAGATCAGTATGAAAGAAAAGAGCAACTGAAGAAGAGTGGTCTGGGAAAG GTCATAATGTTTCTTTCAAGATCTGATGAAGAGACAGCATCTAACAGAAAAGTTGCTAAGGAACTGGTTGACAGTTGG AGTCGATCAATCTTTAACAAGAGCACTAGGTTTGAGGACATGAGAAAGTTTGATGATGAGAGGATTCTGTTACAGGGGGCTTCTGGCAAAAG GGAATCAAAGTGCGGCAAGTGGTCCTCTAGACAGCGTACTTTCAGGCCTGAGGCAATGCCTTTGGATTTTGTTGTCCGCCCTCCGTCCAAGATTGATCCTGACCTAGTGAGGGCCCGAGCTGAGCATGTGGTGCAGGACCAGTGTCATCTCAAG ATGAAAAAGAAATTGGAACAGTTGAAAGCACCGAAAAGAAAGCAGCTTCAGGCGACGAAAATTAGTGTGGAAGGCCGTACAATGGTCAAGTACCTGTAA
- the LOC108209394 gene encoding bZIP transcription factor 16 isoform X2 — MGSSGMDKSPKDVKEAKEPKTPTSQEQVSSAAAAAGPVTPDWSGFQAYSPMPPHGYMASSPQAPHPYMWGVQHMMPPYGTPPHPYVMYPHGGIYAHPSMPPGSYPFSPFAMPSPNGVAEAFVNTPGSTEADGKVSEGKEKLPIKRSKGSLGSLNMITGKNSEGSKTSGAPANGGYSKSGDSASDGSTEEGSDDANSQNDSQIKSGSRQDSLEGEASQNGSAHGLQNGQNASHTLVNQPMSTVPISAGGSAGVIPGPTTNLNIGMDYWGGPTSSAVPAMRGKVPSPPVTGGIVSGGARDNVQPQLWLQDERELKRQRRKQSNRESARRSRLRKQAECDELAQRAEVLKEENASLRAELSRASNEYEQALAQNALLKEKIGVPGEED; from the exons ATGGGCAGTAGTGGGATGGATAAATCACCCAAGGATGTAAAAGAGGCTAAAGAGCCAAAGACCCCTACTTCTCAG GAGCAGGTATcatctgctgctgctgctgctggcCCTGTTACTCCAGATTGGTCTGGGTTTCAG GCATATTCTCCGATGCCTCCACATGGGTATATGGCGTCAAGTCCCCAAGCTCCTCATCCTTATATGTGGGGAGTTCAG CACATGATGCCACCATATGGCACTCCGCCACATCCATATGTTATGTATCCCCATGGTGGAATATATGCACACCCTTCTATGCCTCCG GGATCTTATCCATTCAGTCCTTTTGCGATGCCTTCTCCTAATGGTGTTGCCGAGGCCTTT GTTAATACACCTGGGAGCACAGAAGCAGATGGGAAGGTGTCCGAGGGGAAGGAAAAATTGCCTATCAAAAGGTCAAAGGGTAGTTTGGGCAGTTTAAATATGATTACGGGCAAAAACAGTGAAGGTAGTAAAACATCTGGGGCACCTGCCAATGGAGGATACTCCAAAAG CGGTGACAGTGCTAGCGATGGATCAACTGAGGAAGGAAGTGATGATGCAAATTCTCAAAAT GACTCACAAATCAAGTCAGGAAGCAGGCAAGATTCTCTGGAAG GTGAAGCATCTCAGAATGGAAGCGCACATGGTTTGCAGAATGGACAAAATGCAAGTCACACATTGGTTAACCAACCAATGTCGACTGTACCAATTTCAGCAGGTGGTAGTGCAGGAGTTATTCCTGGTCCCACAACCAACTTAAATATTGGTATGGATTATTGGGGTGGTCCAACTTCATCCGCTGTTCCTGCAATGCGTGGGAAGGTACCTTCCCCTCCTGTTACCGGCGGAATAGTTAGTGGGGGAGCTAGAGATAATGTGCAGCCACAGCTTTGGCTACAG GATGAAAGGGAGCTCAAGAGACAAAGAAGAAAGCAGTCTAACAGGGAATCTGCTCGCCGATCCAGGTTACGAAAGCAG GCGGAATGTGATGAGCTGGCGCAGCGTGCTGAAGTTTTAAAAGAAGAAAACGCATCCCTTAGAGCTGAGCTGAGTCGTGCTAGTAATGAATACGAGCAGGCTCTGGCACAGAATGCACTTCTCAAG GAGAAAATTGGGGTTCCTGGGGAAGAAGATTAG
- the LOC108209394 gene encoding bZIP transcription factor 16 isoform X1 — protein MGSSGMDKSPKDVKEAKEPKTPTSQEQVSSAAAAAGPVTPDWSGFQAYSPMPPHGYMASSPQAPHPYMWGVQHMMPPYGTPPHPYVMYPHGGIYAHPSMPPGSYPFSPFAMPSPNGVAEAFVNTPGSTEADGKVSEGKEKLPIKRSKGSLGSLNMITGKNSEGSKTSGAPANGGYSKSGDSASDGSTEEGSDDANSQNDSQIKSGSRQDSLEGVHLANGEASQNGSAHGLQNGQNASHTLVNQPMSTVPISAGGSAGVIPGPTTNLNIGMDYWGGPTSSAVPAMRGKVPSPPVTGGIVSGGARDNVQPQLWLQDERELKRQRRKQSNRESARRSRLRKQAECDELAQRAEVLKEENASLRAELSRASNEYEQALAQNALLKEKIGVPGEED, from the exons ATGGGCAGTAGTGGGATGGATAAATCACCCAAGGATGTAAAAGAGGCTAAAGAGCCAAAGACCCCTACTTCTCAG GAGCAGGTATcatctgctgctgctgctgctggcCCTGTTACTCCAGATTGGTCTGGGTTTCAG GCATATTCTCCGATGCCTCCACATGGGTATATGGCGTCAAGTCCCCAAGCTCCTCATCCTTATATGTGGGGAGTTCAG CACATGATGCCACCATATGGCACTCCGCCACATCCATATGTTATGTATCCCCATGGTGGAATATATGCACACCCTTCTATGCCTCCG GGATCTTATCCATTCAGTCCTTTTGCGATGCCTTCTCCTAATGGTGTTGCCGAGGCCTTT GTTAATACACCTGGGAGCACAGAAGCAGATGGGAAGGTGTCCGAGGGGAAGGAAAAATTGCCTATCAAAAGGTCAAAGGGTAGTTTGGGCAGTTTAAATATGATTACGGGCAAAAACAGTGAAGGTAGTAAAACATCTGGGGCACCTGCCAATGGAGGATACTCCAAAAG CGGTGACAGTGCTAGCGATGGATCAACTGAGGAAGGAAGTGATGATGCAAATTCTCAAAAT GACTCACAAATCAAGTCAGGAAGCAGGCAAGATTCTCTGGAAGGTGTGCACCTTGCTAATG GTGAAGCATCTCAGAATGGAAGCGCACATGGTTTGCAGAATGGACAAAATGCAAGTCACACATTGGTTAACCAACCAATGTCGACTGTACCAATTTCAGCAGGTGGTAGTGCAGGAGTTATTCCTGGTCCCACAACCAACTTAAATATTGGTATGGATTATTGGGGTGGTCCAACTTCATCCGCTGTTCCTGCAATGCGTGGGAAGGTACCTTCCCCTCCTGTTACCGGCGGAATAGTTAGTGGGGGAGCTAGAGATAATGTGCAGCCACAGCTTTGGCTACAG GATGAAAGGGAGCTCAAGAGACAAAGAAGAAAGCAGTCTAACAGGGAATCTGCTCGCCGATCCAGGTTACGAAAGCAG GCGGAATGTGATGAGCTGGCGCAGCGTGCTGAAGTTTTAAAAGAAGAAAACGCATCCCTTAGAGCTGAGCTGAGTCGTGCTAGTAATGAATACGAGCAGGCTCTGGCACAGAATGCACTTCTCAAG GAGAAAATTGGGGTTCCTGGGGAAGAAGATTAG